A single genomic interval of Camelina sativa cultivar DH55 chromosome 11, Cs, whole genome shotgun sequence harbors:
- the LOC104726936 gene encoding uncharacterized protein LOC104726936 encodes MGRLWASSLPVTLLLLLLLHQSLAQGFEESESNRLVNEEVGGGIAPEIHCSRERSRAAWQIIQDYLTPFVERERYQIPKTCRLHPDNDLYRDQELHKIHVDIFEWKCGYCKKSFNEEKFIDKHFATRHYNLLNTTDTKCLADLCGALHCDFVLSSKKPKTKCNPAAVAKNRHLCESVANNCFPVSQGSSASRLHEHFLRQFCDAHTCTGKDKPFPRGGKKRSGVFYLAISILTLMLLPLFYLLVFLHQREKRSGTQELRRIMKSGKKPKPS; translated from the exons ATGGGAAGACTTTGGGCATCATCACTCCCcgtgactcttcttcttcttcttcttcttcaccaatcaCTCGCTCAG GGATTCGAAGAATCTGAATCTAATAG ATTGGTTAACGAAGAAGTAGGAGGAGGTATTGCTCCAGAAATACATTGTTCCCGAGAAAGAAGTCGAGCTGCTTGGCAGATTATTCAAGAT TATTTGACGCCGTTTGTGGAGCGGGAAAGATATCAAATTCCAAAGACATGTAGGCTTCATCCTGATAATGATTTATACAGAGATCAGGAACTGCACAAGATTCATGTCGACATCTTCGAATGGAAATGTGGTTACTGCAAGAAAAGTTTCAATGAAGAGAAGTTCATTGACAAGCATTTTGCCACTAGACATTATAATCTTTTGAATACG ACTGATACAAAGTGTTTGGCCGACCTGTGTGGTGCATTGCATTGTGACTTTGTATTGAGCTCTAAGAAACCCAAGACCAAGTGCAACCCTGCAGCTGTTGCCAAAAACCGTCATCTCTGTGAG AGCGTTGCCAATAATTGTTTCCCAGTGAGTCAAGGTTCCTCAGCTAGCCGTCTTCATG AACACTTTTTGCGTCAATTCTGTGATGCTCATACCTGCACTGGAAAAGATAAACCGTTTCCTAGAGGAGGCAAG AAGAGATCAGGTGTCTTCTACCTCGCCATTTCAATATTGACCTTGATGCTACTCCCACTCTTTTATCTTCTAGTCTTCTTACATCAAAG agaaaagagaagcGGAACACAAGAGTTGCGTCGGATTATGAAAAGtggaaagaaaccaaaaccatcaTAA
- the LOC104726938 gene encoding uncharacterized protein LOC104726938 isoform X1, which yields MLKTKISPIFSSFRGKPKTSRFIFQAFNKVVVQDDTTTPSVRRNASTNLTTLHQGPPTSAYVHLPFCRKRCHYCDFPILALGSSSNVYEEGKEDDPRITNYVNLLVREIKATRTDFDANPNLETVFFGGGTPSLVPPRLVSLVLETLSLNFGLSPDAEISMEMDPGTFDGRKLKELMDLGVNRVSLGVQAFQDELLKACGRAHGVSQVYEAIEFVKECGVENWSMDLISSLPHQTLGMWEESLRLAIDSQPNHVSVYDLQVEQGTKFGNLYTPGQSPLPSETQSAEFYKTASSMLRGAGYEHYELSSYSKGDFKCKHNLIYWKNKPFYAFGLGSASYVGGLRFSRPKRLKEYTNYVADLENGAANWCGNGDVDLKDVATDILMLSFRTSKGLDLKDFGEAFGSEVVNSICKVYEPYVESGHIVCLDDMRREVTSDEVKTLAANDEVKIEDHVRYLRLKDPDGFLLSNELISLAFGVVAP from the exons ATGTTGAAAACGAAGATTTCTCCGATTTTTTCATCGTTTAGAGGTAAACCCAAGACATCGagatttatttttcaagctTTTAATAAGGTTGTTGTTCAAGATGATACTACTACAccaagtgttcgacgaaatgcgtCAACCAATCTTACCACTTTACACCAAGGTCCACCAACCTCTGCCTACGTTCATCTTCCGTTTTGTCGTAAACGCTGCCATTATTGCGACTTCCCAATCTTAGCTCTAGGCTCTTCTTCTAATGTCTACGAggaaggaaaagaagatgacCCACGTATCACAAACTATGTGAATCTCCTCGTTAGAGAGATTAAAGCGACAAGAACTGATTTTGATGCGAACCCGAATCTAGAGACTGTGTTTTTCGGGGGTGGGACGCCTTCTCTTGTTCCTCCGAGGCTTGTTTCTTTGGTTCTCGAAACATTGAGTTTGAATTTCGGGTTGAGTCCAGATGCTGAGATATCAATGGAGATGGATCCAGGCACGTTTGATGGTCGGAAACTGAAGGAATTGATGGATTTGGGAGTCAACAGAGTGTCTTTAGGTGTTCAAGCATTTCAAGATGAGCTTTTGAAAGCTTGTGGGAGAGCTCATGGTGTCTCTCAAGTGTACGAGGCAATAGAGTTTGTTAAAGAGTGTGGAGTTGAGAATTGGAGTATGGATCTTATATCTTCTCTGCCTCACCAGACGTTGGGGATGTGGGAAGAGAGTTTGAGATTAGCTATTGATTCACAGCCCAATCATGTTTCTGTATATGATCTCCAAGTGGAACAAGGCACAAAGTTTGGAAATTT GTACACTCCAGGACAATCCCCTCTTCCTTCAGAAACACAATCTGCGGAGTTTTATAAAACAGCATCATCTATGCTTCGTGGTGCAGGTTATGAGCATTATGAACTCAGCAGTTACTCAAAAGGTGATTTCAAGTGCAAACACAACTTAATATACTGGAAAAACAAACCTTTCTACGCTTTTGGGTTAGGTTCAGCGAGTTATGTTGGAGGGTTGAGGTTTTCGAGGCCAAAGAGGCTTAAGGAATACACAAACTACGTGGCTGACTTGGAGAATGGTGCAGCAAACTGGTGTGGAAACGGTGATGTTGATCTTAAGGATGTCGCGACAGACATCTTAATGCTATCTTTCAGAACATCTAAAGGGCTTGATCTTAAGGACTTTGGAGAAGCTTTTGGCAGTGAGGTAGTGAACTCGATCTGTAAAGTGTATGAGCCTTATGTGGAGAGTGGGCACATTGTTTGTTTGGATGATATGAGAAGAGAAGTGACGAGTGATGAAGTCAAAACCTTAGCTGCAAATGATGAGGTGAAGATTGAGGATCATGTGAGGTACCTTAGGCTGAAAGATCCAGATGGTTTCCTCCTCTCTAATGAGTTGATATCTCTAGCGTTTGGCGTGGTAGCTCCTTAA
- the LOC104726938 gene encoding uncharacterized protein LOC104726938 isoform X2 — MLKTKISPIFSSFRGKPKTSRFIFQAFNKVVVQDDTTTPSVRRNASTNLTTLHQGPPTSAYVHLPFCRKRCHYCDFPILALGSSSNVYEEGKEDDPRITNYVNLLVREIKATRTDFDANPNLETVFFGGGTPSLVPPRLVSLVLETLSLNFGLSPDAEISMEMDPGTFDGRKLKELMDLGVNRVSLGVQAFQDELLKACGRAHGVSQVYEAIEFVKECGVENWSMDLISSLPHQTLGMWEESLRLAIDSQPNHVSVYDLQVEQGTKFGNLYTPGQSPLPSETQSAEFYKTASSMLRGAGSASYVGGLRFSRPKRLKEYTNYVADLENGAANWCGNGDVDLKDVATDILMLSFRTSKGLDLKDFGEAFGSEVVNSICKVYEPYVESGHIVCLDDMRREVTSDEVKTLAANDEVKIEDHVRYLRLKDPDGFLLSNELISLAFGVVAP, encoded by the exons ATGTTGAAAACGAAGATTTCTCCGATTTTTTCATCGTTTAGAGGTAAACCCAAGACATCGagatttatttttcaagctTTTAATAAGGTTGTTGTTCAAGATGATACTACTACAccaagtgttcgacgaaatgcgtCAACCAATCTTACCACTTTACACCAAGGTCCACCAACCTCTGCCTACGTTCATCTTCCGTTTTGTCGTAAACGCTGCCATTATTGCGACTTCCCAATCTTAGCTCTAGGCTCTTCTTCTAATGTCTACGAggaaggaaaagaagatgacCCACGTATCACAAACTATGTGAATCTCCTCGTTAGAGAGATTAAAGCGACAAGAACTGATTTTGATGCGAACCCGAATCTAGAGACTGTGTTTTTCGGGGGTGGGACGCCTTCTCTTGTTCCTCCGAGGCTTGTTTCTTTGGTTCTCGAAACATTGAGTTTGAATTTCGGGTTGAGTCCAGATGCTGAGATATCAATGGAGATGGATCCAGGCACGTTTGATGGTCGGAAACTGAAGGAATTGATGGATTTGGGAGTCAACAGAGTGTCTTTAGGTGTTCAAGCATTTCAAGATGAGCTTTTGAAAGCTTGTGGGAGAGCTCATGGTGTCTCTCAAGTGTACGAGGCAATAGAGTTTGTTAAAGAGTGTGGAGTTGAGAATTGGAGTATGGATCTTATATCTTCTCTGCCTCACCAGACGTTGGGGATGTGGGAAGAGAGTTTGAGATTAGCTATTGATTCACAGCCCAATCATGTTTCTGTATATGATCTCCAAGTGGAACAAGGCACAAAGTTTGGAAATTT GTACACTCCAGGACAATCCCCTCTTCCTTCAGAAACACAATCTGCGGAGTTTTATAAAACAGCATCATCTATGCTTCGTGGTGCAG GTTCAGCGAGTTATGTTGGAGGGTTGAGGTTTTCGAGGCCAAAGAGGCTTAAGGAATACACAAACTACGTGGCTGACTTGGAGAATGGTGCAGCAAACTGGTGTGGAAACGGTGATGTTGATCTTAAGGATGTCGCGACAGACATCTTAATGCTATCTTTCAGAACATCTAAAGGGCTTGATCTTAAGGACTTTGGAGAAGCTTTTGGCAGTGAGGTAGTGAACTCGATCTGTAAAGTGTATGAGCCTTATGTGGAGAGTGGGCACATTGTTTGTTTGGATGATATGAGAAGAGAAGTGACGAGTGATGAAGTCAAAACCTTAGCTGCAAATGATGAGGTGAAGATTGAGGATCATGTGAGGTACCTTAGGCTGAAAGATCCAGATGGTTTCCTCCTCTCTAATGAGTTGATATCTCTAGCGTTTGGCGTGGTAGCTCCTTAA
- the LOC104726937 gene encoding uncharacterized protein LOC104726937 — protein LLIKLITTIKIKKHYNKNETSFHFIQTRDKKFIASLSDLLSSLLSAKPPPSPSSLKPIALLPSSVSARSSSLQCSSMTTRVLTAGNDDVSNRVAYPSLANANLVFFKSGYYNVEVVPKEGESEEQLVNDFKRSCFRAGVLQESRRRRFFESSQEKKKRKTKEAAKKYRKRRQIPKPKPQSTSETHKSRNVSREDEEDDHWELPPEDIEIPYTNRS, from the exons CTGCTTATTAAACTAATTACTACaattaagattaaaaaacattataataagAATGAAACGAGTTTTCACTTTATTCAGACAAGGGACAAAAAATTTATAGCTTCTCTCTCCGACCTCCTCTCGTCTCTTCTCTCGGCGAAACCACCACCGTCTCCGTCGAGTCTGAAACCTATCGCGCTTCTTCCGTCTTCCGTGTCCGCGAGATCATCATCATTGCAGTGCTCGTCGATGACGACGAGGGTTTTAACGGCCGGTAACGATGACGTCAGCAACCGCGTGGCGTATCCTTCGCTGGCGAATGCGAATCTCGTCTTTTTCAAGTCTGGTTACTACAACGTCGAGGTGGTGCCTAAAGAAGGCGAATCGGAGGAGCAGCTGGTGAACGATTTCAAGAGGTCGTGTTTCAGAGCCGGTGTGTTGCAGGAATCTCGAAGACGACGATTCTTCGAGAGCTctcaggagaagaagaagcgtaaGACTAAAGAAGCTGCTAAGAAGTATCGGAAAag GAGACAAATCCCTAAACCAAAGCCACAATCAACTTCAGAAACTCACAAGAGCAGGAATGTATccagagaagacgaagaagacgatcaCTGGGAACTTCCTCCTGAGGATATTGAGATTCCATATACCAACCGGTCTTAG
- the LOC109124726 gene encoding nucleoside diphosphate kinase II, chloroplastic isoform X1, producing MVGVAAVVSKWTLCVASSSLSSSPPARNSASFNPHCSPAKVNLRTELAAFRPQFRLFSRDSSSRRRLRASSSADSGIFLPHLVASMEEVEETYIMVKPDGIQRGLVGEIISRFEKKGFKLIGLKMFQCPKELAEEHYKDLSAKSFFPSLIEYITSGPVVCMAWEGVGVVASARKLIGKTDPLQAEPGTIRGDLAVQTGRNIVHGSDSPDNGKREIALWFKEGELCEWDSALASWLRE from the exons ATGGTGGGAGTCGCTGCTGTGGTTAGTAAATGGACTCTCTGTGTCGCTTCGTCGTCGTTGTCTTCTTCGCCGCCGGCAAGAAACTCGGCAAGTTTCAATCCACACTGCTCTCCGGCCAAGGTTAACCTACGCACTGAGCTAGCCGCATTTCGTCCTCAGTTCCGTCTCTTCTCACGCGATTCATCGTCTCGCCGCCGTCTTCGCGCTTCCAGCTCCGCCGACTCCGGAATCTTCCTCCCTCACCTTGTCGCTTCTATG GAGGAAGTTGAagagacttatatcatggttaaaccTGATGGTATACAACGAGGCCTT GTTGGAGAAATCATCTCTCGTTTTGAGAAGAAGGGATTTAAACTAATTGGACTTAAGATGTTTCAGTGCCCAAAAGAATTGGCTGAG GAACATTACAAGGATCTTAGTGCTAAATCGTTCTTTCCTAGCCTGATTGAGTACATTACTTCAGGCCCAGTTGTGTGTATG GCTTGGGAAggtgttggtgttgttgcttcAGCCAGGAAGCTGATAGGGAAAACAGATCCTCTCCAAGCTGAACCTGGTACTATAAGGGGAGATCTTGCTGTACAAACTGGAAG GAACATAGTGCATGGTAGTGACAGTCCTGATAACGGCAAGCgtgagattg CTCTGTGGTTCAAAGAAGGCGAGCTATGCGAGTGGGATTCAGCTCTAGCTTCATGGCTAAGGGAGTGA
- the LOC109124726 gene encoding nucleoside diphosphate kinase II, chloroplastic isoform X2, with amino-acid sequence MVGVAAVVSKWTLCVASSSLSSSPPARNSASFNPHCSPAKVNLRTELAAFRPQFRLFSRDSSSRRRLRASSSADSGIFLPHLVASMEVEETYIMVKPDGIQRGLVGEIISRFEKKGFKLIGLKMFQCPKELAEEHYKDLSAKSFFPSLIEYITSGPVVCMAWEGVGVVASARKLIGKTDPLQAEPGTIRGDLAVQTGRNIVHGSDSPDNGKREIALWFKEGELCEWDSALASWLRE; translated from the exons ATGGTGGGAGTCGCTGCTGTGGTTAGTAAATGGACTCTCTGTGTCGCTTCGTCGTCGTTGTCTTCTTCGCCGCCGGCAAGAAACTCGGCAAGTTTCAATCCACACTGCTCTCCGGCCAAGGTTAACCTACGCACTGAGCTAGCCGCATTTCGTCCTCAGTTCCGTCTCTTCTCACGCGATTCATCGTCTCGCCGCCGTCTTCGCGCTTCCAGCTCCGCCGACTCCGGAATCTTCCTCCCTCACCTTGTCGCTTCTATG GAAGTTGAagagacttatatcatggttaaaccTGATGGTATACAACGAGGCCTT GTTGGAGAAATCATCTCTCGTTTTGAGAAGAAGGGATTTAAACTAATTGGACTTAAGATGTTTCAGTGCCCAAAAGAATTGGCTGAG GAACATTACAAGGATCTTAGTGCTAAATCGTTCTTTCCTAGCCTGATTGAGTACATTACTTCAGGCCCAGTTGTGTGTATG GCTTGGGAAggtgttggtgttgttgcttcAGCCAGGAAGCTGATAGGGAAAACAGATCCTCTCCAAGCTGAACCTGGTACTATAAGGGGAGATCTTGCTGTACAAACTGGAAG GAACATAGTGCATGGTAGTGACAGTCCTGATAACGGCAAGCgtgagattg CTCTGTGGTTCAAAGAAGGCGAGCTATGCGAGTGGGATTCAGCTCTAGCTTCATGGCTAAGGGAGTGA